The following are encoded together in the Argopecten irradians isolate NY chromosome 5, Ai_NY, whole genome shotgun sequence genome:
- the LOC138323572 gene encoding CDP-diacylglycerol--glycerol-3-phosphate 3-phosphatidyltransferase, mitochondrial-like isoform X2, translating to MALRGFGRLFRSCGQKVIGFMGMFGSLRYLSQTNCRKDMTRQIKAEEEFTLSTNDKVKHSFSWIGSKTPCFGINGHQVQVLQQPDQFYETLKMRVKQAKKRVVLASLYLGTGSLEQDLVESIREACLEAKSNNDEDFEVHVLLDFVRGSRGRECSSRTMLTPLLKEFQGMIHVHLFHSPNLRGLVRSLLPQRFDEIVGLHHMKMYLFDDSFIISGANLSESYFTDRQDRYILFNECTEMADFFSSLVKGVAASSFVLHSDNTFTLSPHCKAHPFDDKDDGEGYKKEARQRILDIVKEEMDKGQQSRDGVDTWVYPLVQMGPFGIQLDEQVMKHMFRKAKEDEKLLLASGYFNLTEDYMKIILQETDAQFNILMSSPETNGFFGAKGVSGAVPFVYVQTAKEFYNRVCEDGQEARLQLHEYFHDTWSFHVKGLWYYLSDSKLPAMTIVGSSNFGHRSVYRDIECQAVVVTNNMRLQNQLKKEHEDLYARSTIMTDETFQQQNRHVPMWVKYVTRACRTFF from the exons ATGGCACTCCGCGGTTTCGGTCGTCTTTTCCGATCATGTGGACAAAAAGTAATTGGTTTTATGGGAATGTTCGGCAGCTTGAG ATATCtatcacagactaactgtagAAAGGATATGACACGACAGATTAAAGCGGAGGAGGAATTCACCCTATCAACAAATGACAAAGTCAAGCATTCCTTTTCGTGGATCGGCAGTAAAACTCCATGTTTTGGTATTAATGGTCATCAAGTACAAGTTCTCCAACAGCCAGATCAGTTTTATGAAACATTAAAG ATGAGAGTGAAGCAAGCCAAAAAGAGAGTGGTTTTGGCATCACTGTATCTGGGCACTGGAAGCCTAGAACAGGATTTG GTGGAGAGTATACGCGAGGCTTGTCTGGAAGCAAAAAGTAACAATGATGAAGACTTTGAAGTTCATGTACTGTTGGACTTTGTTCGTGGTTCACGAGGACGTGAATGCTCCTCTAGAACAATGTTAACTCCGCTGTTAAAGGAATTCCAAGGAATGATCCATGTACATCTCTTCCACTCCCCAAACCTACGTGGTCTGGTTCGATCCCTGCTGCCACAACGCTTTGATGAAATCGTCGGATTACATCACATGAAGATGTATTTGTTTGATGACAGTTTTATCATTAGTGG AGCAAATCTCAGCGAATCATACTTCACAGATCGACAGGACCGATACATCTTATTTAACGAATGTACAgaaatggcagattttttttctagtCTGGTGAAAGGTGTGGCTGCATCGTCTTTTGTTCTTCACTCTGACAATACATTTACACTGTCTCCACACTGCAAGGCTCACCCCTTTGATG acaaagatgatggtgAGGGTTACAAGAAAGAGGCACGACAGCGGATCCTAGATATAGTGAAGGAGGAAATGGACAAAGGACAACAGTCGAGGGATGGAGTGGACACCTGGGTGTACCCCCTGGTACAGATGGGACCCTTCGGGATCCAGTTAGACGAACAAGTTATGAAACATATGTTCAGAAAAGCCAAGGAAGATGAAAAGTTACTGCTGGCTTCTGGCTACTTCAATTTGACAGAGGATTATATGAAGATCATTCTACAAGAAACAGACGCTCAATTTAACATCTTAATGTCTTCACCAGAG ACAAATGGATTCTTTGGTGCGAAGGGTGTGTCCGGGGCAGTGCCTTTTGTGTATGTACAGACGGCTAAGGAGTTTTACAACCGAGTGTGTGAGGACGGACAGGAGGCTCGGTTACAGCTACATGAATACTTCCACGATACCTGGTCCTTCCATGTGAAGGGCCTCTGGTATTATCTTAGTGACTCCAAGCTCCCCGCTATGACAATTGTAGGCTCTAGTAACTTTG GTCATAGGTCAGTCTACCGTGATATAGAATGCCAAGCTGTGGTTGTTACCAACAACATGAGGCTTCAGAACCAACTCAAAAAG GAGCATGAGGATTTATATGCAAGGTCGACTATAATGACTGATGAAACCTTCCAACAACAAAACCGTCATGTACCAATGTGGGTCAAGTATGTGACAAGAGCCTGTCGGACATTTTTCTGA
- the LOC138323572 gene encoding CDP-diacylglycerol--glycerol-3-phosphate 3-phosphatidyltransferase, mitochondrial-like isoform X1 — protein sequence MTRQIKAEEEFTLSTNDKVKHSFSWIGSKTPCFGINGHQVQVLQQPDQFYETLKMRVKQAKKRVVLASLYLGTGSLEQDLVESIREACLEAKSNNDEDFEVHVLLDFVRGSRGRECSSRTMLTPLLKEFQGMIHVHLFHSPNLRGLVRSLLPQRFDEIVGLHHMKMYLFDDSFIISGANLSESYFTDRQDRYILFNECTEMADFFSSLVKGVAASSFVLHSDNTFTLSPHCKAHPFDDKDDGEGYKKEARQRILDIVKEEMDKGQQSRDGVDTWVYPLVQMGPFGIQLDEQVMKHMFRKAKEDEKLLLASGYFNLTEDYMKIILQETDAQFNILMSSPETNGFFGAKGVSGAVPFVYVQTAKEFYNRVCEDGQEARLQLHEYFHDTWSFHVKGLWYYLSDSKLPAMTIVGSSNFGHRSVYRDIECQAVVVTNNMRLQNQLKKEHEDLYARSTIMTDETFQQQNRHVPMWVKYVTRACRTFF from the exons ATGACACGACAGATTAAAGCGGAGGAGGAATTCACCCTATCAACAAATGACAAAGTCAAGCATTCCTTTTCGTGGATCGGCAGTAAAACTCCATGTTTTGGTATTAATGGTCATCAAGTACAAGTTCTCCAACAGCCAGATCAGTTTTATGAAACATTAAAG ATGAGAGTGAAGCAAGCCAAAAAGAGAGTGGTTTTGGCATCACTGTATCTGGGCACTGGAAGCCTAGAACAGGATTTG GTGGAGAGTATACGCGAGGCTTGTCTGGAAGCAAAAAGTAACAATGATGAAGACTTTGAAGTTCATGTACTGTTGGACTTTGTTCGTGGTTCACGAGGACGTGAATGCTCCTCTAGAACAATGTTAACTCCGCTGTTAAAGGAATTCCAAGGAATGATCCATGTACATCTCTTCCACTCCCCAAACCTACGTGGTCTGGTTCGATCCCTGCTGCCACAACGCTTTGATGAAATCGTCGGATTACATCACATGAAGATGTATTTGTTTGATGACAGTTTTATCATTAGTGG AGCAAATCTCAGCGAATCATACTTCACAGATCGACAGGACCGATACATCTTATTTAACGAATGTACAgaaatggcagattttttttctagtCTGGTGAAAGGTGTGGCTGCATCGTCTTTTGTTCTTCACTCTGACAATACATTTACACTGTCTCCACACTGCAAGGCTCACCCCTTTGATG acaaagatgatggtgAGGGTTACAAGAAAGAGGCACGACAGCGGATCCTAGATATAGTGAAGGAGGAAATGGACAAAGGACAACAGTCGAGGGATGGAGTGGACACCTGGGTGTACCCCCTGGTACAGATGGGACCCTTCGGGATCCAGTTAGACGAACAAGTTATGAAACATATGTTCAGAAAAGCCAAGGAAGATGAAAAGTTACTGCTGGCTTCTGGCTACTTCAATTTGACAGAGGATTATATGAAGATCATTCTACAAGAAACAGACGCTCAATTTAACATCTTAATGTCTTCACCAGAG ACAAATGGATTCTTTGGTGCGAAGGGTGTGTCCGGGGCAGTGCCTTTTGTGTATGTACAGACGGCTAAGGAGTTTTACAACCGAGTGTGTGAGGACGGACAGGAGGCTCGGTTACAGCTACATGAATACTTCCACGATACCTGGTCCTTCCATGTGAAGGGCCTCTGGTATTATCTTAGTGACTCCAAGCTCCCCGCTATGACAATTGTAGGCTCTAGTAACTTTG GTCATAGGTCAGTCTACCGTGATATAGAATGCCAAGCTGTGGTTGTTACCAACAACATGAGGCTTCAGAACCAACTCAAAAAG GAGCATGAGGATTTATATGCAAGGTCGACTATAATGACTGATGAAACCTTCCAACAACAAAACCGTCATGTACCAATGTGGGTCAAGTATGTGACAAGAGCCTGTCGGACATTTTTCTGA